The nucleotide window CTTTCTTTCAGAATTTTGTTCCACTGCAATTTGAATACTTTTATTTTGGTTTGATTTTTCTCTCTTTTTAAATTTTCGAGTATTTCACTATTAAGATATTGAATCAATTCCGCTGTATTCCAGTTTTGTTGATATTTAAATAGAAAGTAACGAAGAAAAACGTTAGAATCATTAACTGATATTCTATTTATTATTACTTCTTTCGGATTTTCGTTTATCATCTCACAGGCTGAAAAATAATATATTCCTGAAGCTTCTAGTCTATGAGGATTTTCTAAGAATATTTCCTCTAGAATTCTTTTAGCATTAGAAAAATCATTAATGTCTGCATAGTAAATCATTGCAATCGCGTATTTTACATTACTTATTATATTAGGACTGAGTTGTTTATAATTTTGCTCAATAAAAGTCTCAACTTCCTTCACTTTATCGTTTAATTGAGGCTGTTGAAAAAAAGATAAAAATGAACATCTCGAAGATAGTGCCTTGCACCATTGATTCAATAACAATTTATCTTTGCATTCATTAATTATTGATGAATTTAACTTTAAAAATTCTTCTAATTTGTAATTGTATTTTAGAATAAATTGAAAATCAATACGCATTAATAAATAATCTGAGTGTTGAATCAACAACTTCTCGTAATAATTCATTTCATCTAGATTTTGAAGAAAATTATTTGCATATGAGAAGCATAAATGAATCAATAAAATTCTTAAAGATTCATGCATTATATTAAGCAAATTCTTATAAAATTTATATTCTTCTTCAGTCAGCCTTTTATTAAATAAACTAGCATTAATGATATCTATATAACATTGCTTAAGCTGTCTGTAATAAAAAGATGACGTTTGAAATAAAT belongs to Holdemania massiliensis and includes:
- a CDS encoding helix-turn-helix domain-containing protein, giving the protein MNAIKFTSINNTNKQILGQMIKLERERLGLTQKKLIMNKAKAQICSTATLHRLESGQIIKDDTIYHELIHQLGYSFEENPGIDQALPALNEQCMHYFETLNLIEAERILAYINDLFQTSSFYYRQLKQCYIDIINASLFNKRLTEEEYKFYKNLLNIMHESLRILLIHLCFSYANNFLQNLDEMNYYEKLLIQHSDYLLMRIDFQFILKYNYKLEEFLKLNSSIINECKDKLLLNQWCKALSSRCSFLSFFQQPQLNDKVKEVETFIEQNYKQLSPNIISNVKYAIAMIYYADINDFSNAKRILEEIFLENPHRLEASGIYYFSACEMINENPKEVIINRISVNDSNVFLRYFLFKYQQNWNTAELIQYLNSEILENLKREKNQTKIKVFKLQWNKILKESPNNYYSAYYYFMHNFE